Proteins from a single region of Hordeum vulgare subsp. vulgare chromosome 6H, MorexV3_pseudomolecules_assembly, whole genome shotgun sequence:
- the LOC123403907 gene encoding protein RADIALIS-like 3 → MSSSWTAKQNKLFERALATYDKDTPDFYQNVARAVGDGKSIEEVKRHHEELLKDLQRIEYEGARQGSHYSISGASSSNGNSWGSANDDHRRRYLNPQ, encoded by the exons ATGAGTTCATCTTGGACAGCAAAACAGAACAAGCTCTTTGAGAGGGCGCTAGCGACGTATGACAAGGACACACCAGACTTTTACCAGAATGTCGCACGAGCAGTCGGTGATGGGAAGTCAATTGAGGAAGTGAAGAGGCACCATGAAGAGCTGCTGAAGGACCTGCAGCGCATTGAGTATGAAGGAGCCCGTCAAGGATCCCACTACAGCATCTCCGGCGCTAGCAGTAGCAACGGCAACTCCTGGGGCAGTGCCAATGACGACCACAG GAGAAGGTACCTCAATCCTCAGTGA